One part of the Parabacteroides distasonis ATCC 8503 genome encodes these proteins:
- the ilvN gene encoding acetolactate synthase small subunit: MTTKKLYTVIIFSENIVGLLNQITIIFTRRQLNIETLSVSPSAIKGIHKFTITTFADEDMIDKVVKQIDKRVDILKAYYNTDEDLVYQEIALYKLSTELFIKMGTVEGLIRKYNARILEMNETCVVLEKSGHYDETQALFNELSETIGVLQFIRSGRVAITKSKVERLSDMLADMERKLQEKQQ; the protein is encoded by the coding sequence ATGACAACAAAGAAATTATATACCGTTATTATCTTTTCAGAGAATATCGTAGGTCTTTTGAACCAGATAACGATTATCTTTACACGCCGACAGCTGAACATCGAGACTCTGTCCGTCTCTCCGTCCGCTATCAAGGGCATCCATAAGTTTACGATCACGACATTCGCCGATGAGGATATGATCGATAAGGTGGTGAAACAGATCGATAAACGTGTGGATATCTTGAAGGCTTATTATAATACGGATGAGGATCTGGTTTATCAAGAGATCGCTCTTTATAAGCTAAGTACCGAGCTTTTCATCAAGATGGGAACCGTGGAGGGATTGATCCGTAAATACAACGCCCGTATCTTGGAGATGAACGAGACCTGCGTGGTATTGGAGAAGAGTGGCCACTATGACGAGACACAGGCCTTGTTCAATGAGTTGAGCGAGACGATCGGTGTCCTGCAATTCATCCGCTCCGGACGTGTGGCTATCACGAAGAGCAAGGTGGAGCGCTTGAGCGATATGTTGGCCGATATGGAGCGAAAGTTACAGGAAAAGCAACAATAA
- the ilvB gene encoding biosynthetic-type acetolactate synthase large subunit, with translation MEKQKITGSEALLKALIAEGVDTIFGYPGGQAIPIYDSLYDYRDQLRHVLVRHEQGATHAAQGYARVSGKVGVTLVTSGPGATNTITGIADALMDSTPMVVIAGQVPSPLLGTDAFQEVDVIGITQPITKWAYQIRKPEEIAWAVSRAFYIASTGRPGPVVLDLAKDAQVGLVDYEYKKVDYVRSYQPEPDIKKDRIKAAADLINEAKKPFCLVGQGVLLGGAEEELKAFLQKNDIPAGSTVLGLSALPTDFPLNKGMLGMHGNVGPNRKTNECDVLIAIGMRFDDRVTGDLKTYAKQAKIIHLDIDNSEIGKNVPVDVKVLGNAKHTIPMITALLEERKRPEWNAEFDRDEKEEYDKVIEKELYPTEGQLKMGEVVRKVSEATGNDAVLVTDVGQNQMMGVRYFKYKQTRSVVTSGGLGTMGFGLPAAMGAKFGAPDRTVCFFTGDGGMQMTIQELGTIMQEKLNVKIIILNNNFLGMVRQWQELFFHERYSNTIMENPDFVAIAKAYGIASRAVEKREELDDAIAEMLNHDGAYVLVANVETCGMVYPMVPAGGSVTNMIMGDEK, from the coding sequence ATGGAGAAACAAAAGATAACCGGTTCGGAAGCTTTGCTGAAAGCGTTGATTGCTGAAGGAGTAGATACTATCTTCGGTTATCCCGGCGGACAGGCGATACCTATTTACGACAGTTTATATGATTATAGGGACCAGTTGAGGCATGTATTGGTGCGCCACGAGCAAGGCGCTACCCATGCGGCTCAAGGCTATGCTCGTGTATCCGGCAAGGTAGGAGTGACGTTGGTTACTTCCGGCCCGGGCGCTACGAATACCATCACGGGTATCGCTGACGCGCTGATGGATAGTACGCCAATGGTCGTAATCGCCGGTCAAGTACCCTCGCCGTTGTTGGGAACCGATGCTTTTCAGGAAGTCGACGTGATTGGCATCACGCAACCGATCACGAAATGGGCTTATCAAATCCGCAAGCCGGAGGAGATCGCATGGGCTGTTTCTCGTGCTTTTTATATCGCTTCTACAGGCCGTCCGGGTCCAGTTGTGCTGGATTTAGCGAAGGACGCGCAAGTAGGGCTGGTGGACTATGAATATAAGAAGGTAGATTACGTACGTAGTTATCAGCCGGAGCCGGATATCAAAAAGGATCGTATCAAGGCCGCCGCCGATTTAATCAATGAGGCGAAGAAACCCTTCTGTCTGGTCGGGCAGGGAGTATTGTTAGGCGGTGCGGAAGAGGAATTGAAAGCGTTTCTCCAAAAGAATGATATACCTGCCGGATCTACGGTATTGGGCTTATCTGCGTTGCCAACCGATTTCCCATTGAACAAGGGAATGCTCGGTATGCATGGAAACGTAGGGCCGAACCGGAAAACGAATGAGTGTGATGTATTGATCGCTATCGGTATGCGTTTCGACGACCGTGTGACTGGCGATTTAAAGACATACGCTAAGCAAGCCAAGATTATCCATCTGGATATCGACAACTCGGAAATCGGTAAGAACGTCCCCGTAGATGTAAAGGTGCTGGGTAATGCCAAGCACACGATACCGATGATCACGGCGTTGTTGGAAGAACGTAAACGTCCGGAATGGAATGCCGAGTTCGATCGGGACGAGAAAGAGGAATACGATAAGGTAATCGAGAAGGAATTGTATCCGACCGAGGGCCAACTGAAAATGGGCGAGGTAGTCCGTAAGGTTTCCGAGGCGACCGGTAACGACGCTGTATTGGTGACCGACGTTGGGCAGAACCAGATGATGGGTGTCCGCTATTTCAAATATAAACAAACCCGTAGCGTGGTGACTTCCGGTGGTTTAGGTACGATGGGATTTGGTCTGCCGGCCGCTATGGGCGCTAAGTTCGGGGCTCCAGACCGTACGGTCTGCTTCTTTACCGGTGATGGGGGTATGCAGATGACGATTCAGGAATTGGGTACCATCATGCAGGAGAAACTGAACGTGAAGATTATTATTCTTAATAATAACTTCTTAGGTATGGTACGTCAGTGGCAAGAATTGTTCTTCCACGAGCGTTATTCAAACACCATCATGGAGAATCCGGATTTCGTGGCGATCGCTAAAGCCTATGGTATCGCCAGCCGTGCCGTTGAAAAGCGGGAGGAATTGGACGACGCTATCGCCGAGATGCTAAACCACGACGGCGCTTACGTGTTGGTCGCTAACGTGGAGACTTGCGGAATGGTGTATCCGATGGTTCCTGCCGGGGGAAGTGTGACAAACATGATTATGGGAGACGAGAAATAA
- the ilvD gene encoding dihydroxy-acid dehydratase: MKNPLRSSFSTEGRRMAGARALWRANGMKEEQFGKPIIAIVNSFTQFVPGHTHLHEIGQLVKAEIEKQGCFAAEFNTIAIDDGIAMGHDGMLYSLPSRDIIADSVEYMVNAHKADAMVCISNCDKITPGMLMASMRLNIPTVFVSGGPMEAGELDGRHLDLIDAMIESADTSVSDERIEQVERHACPGCGCCSGMFTANSMNCLNEAIGLALPGNGTIVATHKNRIQLFRDAAKQIVENAYKYYRDGDDSVLPRNIATRQAFLNAMSLDIAMGGSTNTVLHLLAVAQEAGADFHMEDIDMLSRKTPCLCKVAPNTHTYHVQDVNRAGGILGIMNELMKAGLVDGSTRRADGLTLAEAVDKYAVTSPNVTEEAIRKYKSAPAHRFSIQMGSQESYYKELDTDRAEGCIRDVEHAYSKDGGLAVLRGNIALDGCVVKTAGVDESIWKFSGPAKVFDSQDAACEGILGGKVVSGDVVVITYEGPKGGPGMQEMLYPTSYIKSRHLGKECALITDGRFSGGTSGLSIGHISPEAASGGAIGLVRDGDIIEINIPERSINVRLSDEELAERRKAEEARGKKAFTPPTRQREVSKALRAYGKMVSSADKGGVRIVED; encoded by the coding sequence ATGAAGAATCCGTTAAGAAGCTCATTTAGCACCGAAGGTCGTAGGATGGCCGGAGCCCGTGCGCTATGGCGTGCCAACGGGATGAAAGAGGAACAGTTCGGCAAGCCTATTATCGCTATCGTAAATTCATTTACCCAGTTCGTGCCGGGGCATACGCATTTGCATGAGATCGGGCAACTGGTCAAGGCCGAGATCGAGAAACAAGGTTGTTTCGCCGCTGAATTTAATACGATCGCTATCGATGACGGTATCGCTATGGGGCACGATGGGATGCTTTACTCGCTTCCTTCACGCGACATTATCGCGGACAGCGTGGAATATATGGTAAATGCCCATAAGGCGGACGCTATGGTTTGCATCAGCAATTGCGATAAGATCACGCCGGGTATGCTTATGGCTTCCATGCGATTAAATATCCCGACGGTGTTCGTGTCCGGTGGCCCGATGGAGGCAGGTGAGCTGGATGGCCGCCATCTGGATTTGATCGACGCGATGATTGAGTCCGCCGATACATCGGTAAGCGATGAGCGTATCGAGCAGGTGGAACGCCATGCGTGTCCGGGTTGCGGTTGTTGTTCCGGTATGTTTACCGCTAACTCTATGAACTGCTTGAACGAGGCGATCGGTCTGGCGCTTCCGGGGAACGGGACGATCGTGGCTACCCATAAGAACCGTATCCAACTTTTCCGTGATGCGGCTAAGCAAATCGTTGAGAACGCTTACAAATACTATCGTGACGGGGATGATTCCGTGTTACCTCGCAACATCGCTACCCGTCAGGCTTTCTTGAACGCCATGTCGCTGGATATCGCCATGGGGGGGTCTACCAATACGGTGCTTCACTTATTGGCCGTGGCACAAGAAGCCGGCGCCGATTTTCATATGGAGGATATCGATATGTTATCCCGCAAGACACCTTGCCTGTGTAAGGTAGCCCCGAATACGCACACTTATCATGTACAAGACGTAAACCGTGCCGGTGGAATCCTCGGTATCATGAACGAGTTGATGAAAGCCGGGCTTGTGGATGGCAGCACGAGACGTGCGGACGGCCTGACCTTGGCCGAGGCTGTTGATAAATACGCCGTCACTTCCCCGAACGTAACGGAGGAGGCGATCCGTAAATACAAGAGCGCTCCCGCTCATCGGTTCAGTATCCAGATGGGTTCCCAAGAATCTTATTATAAGGAATTAGATACGGATCGTGCCGAAGGTTGTATCCGTGACGTGGAGCACGCTTATTCCAAGGATGGCGGCTTGGCTGTTTTGAGAGGGAATATCGCCTTGGACGGATGTGTCGTAAAAACCGCCGGCGTGGATGAGAGTATTTGGAAATTCTCCGGCCCGGCGAAAGTCTTCGATTCACAGGATGCCGCTTGCGAGGGCATTTTAGGAGGCAAGGTCGTTTCAGGCGATGTGGTCGTCATCACGTATGAGGGTCCGAAAGGAGGGCCGGGAATGCAAGAGATGTTATATCCTACCTCTTATATAAAGAGCCGTCACTTAGGTAAGGAGTGCGCCTTGATCACGGATGGTCGTTTCAGTGGCGGTACGTCCGGTCTTTCTATCGGGCATATCTCTCCTGAGGCCGCTTCCGGTGGCGCTATCGGACTGGTGAGAGACGGGGATATCATCGAGATCAATATCCCGGAACGTTCCATCAACGTGCGGCTGAGCGACGAGGAGTTGGCCGAGCGCCGTAAAGCGGAAGAGGCGCGTGGAAAGAAAGCCTTTACGCCGCCGACGCGTCAGCGTGAGGTCTCGAAAGCGTTGAGAGCGTACGGGAAGATGGTTAGCTCCGCCGATAAGGGAGGTGTAAGGATTGTTGAAGATTAA
- a CDS encoding RNA polymerase sigma-70 factor, giving the protein MGERNKHIENLRKGNRSSFEYLYTVWSGKLYNFVMKISHGDSYLAEEMVQTVFLKVWKNREQLDPKLSFGAYLCTIAKNLLTNHYQHKMMEILYIEQQIDHPGTPYARGTDEVVEYHLLEEFVDSLIQQMPEGRQRIYKLSRQSHLSNREIADQLQISENTVESQLTKAISFLRKRLKDQYDLGLLALSCLLNS; this is encoded by the coding sequence ATGGGAGAGAGGAACAAGCATATTGAGAACCTTAGAAAGGGTAATCGTTCATCTTTTGAATATCTTTACACGGTTTGGAGTGGCAAATTATATAATTTTGTCATGAAAATTTCTCATGGGGATTCCTACTTGGCAGAGGAAATGGTACAAACTGTATTTCTTAAAGTATGGAAAAATCGAGAACAATTAGACCCAAAACTGTCTTTTGGAGCCTATTTATGTACGATAGCAAAAAACTTATTAACTAACCATTACCAACATAAAATGATGGAGATTCTCTATATAGAACAACAAATAGACCACCCCGGAACTCCTTATGCCAGAGGTACGGACGAGGTCGTAGAATATCATCTCCTAGAAGAATTCGTTGATTCTTTAATACAACAAATGCCCGAAGGAAGGCAAAGAATTTATAAACTAAGCAGACAATCCCACCTATCCAACCGGGAGATAGCAGACCAATTGCAGATATCAGAGAATACCGTGGAATCCCAACTGACCAAAGCCATCTCCTTTCTACGCAAAAGGTTAAAAGACCAATACGACCTAGGACTTTTAGCTTTAAGTTGCCTCCTCAATAGTTAA
- a CDS encoding FecR family protein codes for MERNDYIHIFNKFLENKATPSEIKLLIEWLKERKAFDTWADDIWMQSPMEMDPSVKQHLLDELRKQIFFKETGKRTFMSLSLPSLFHYALRITAIILLLITTSIVTYHYAMDKQREPMDMIVAVEKGQKANITLPDGSKGWINSDSKLSYGSRFNADERVLNLEGEAYFEVKPDAKRPFIVQSGKVSVKALGTSFNVKNYNTEEHISVVLMTGKVEVTANDNHVDLLPNEQAIFNKHSSILGKNKVDNSLDYSSWMYNTLNFESTPFSEIAHTLERYYNTQIVFKSEALKSYRFTGKPGNTSLASILHLLSLTSPLAYEIKDSVVILYENNDKKELYNRVLKQ; via the coding sequence ATGGAAAGAAACGATTACATACATATATTTAACAAGTTCCTAGAGAATAAGGCAACTCCATCGGAAATAAAGCTATTGATAGAATGGCTAAAAGAACGAAAAGCTTTTGACACATGGGCTGATGATATATGGATGCAATCCCCGATGGAAATGGATCCTTCAGTAAAACAACATTTACTGGACGAACTCCGTAAACAAATCTTTTTTAAAGAAACAGGGAAAAGGACATTCATGAGTCTTTCTCTCCCTTCACTTTTCCATTATGCGCTACGTATCACAGCAATTATCCTATTGCTCATAACAACAAGTATTGTCACCTATCATTATGCAATGGATAAACAGCGAGAACCGATGGACATGATTGTCGCTGTCGAGAAAGGACAAAAAGCGAATATAACATTGCCTGATGGTTCAAAAGGGTGGATAAATTCAGATTCAAAGTTATCTTATGGAAGCCGTTTTAATGCAGATGAACGGGTTCTGAATCTAGAAGGCGAAGCTTATTTTGAAGTCAAGCCCGATGCTAAACGTCCTTTTATCGTTCAATCGGGAAAGGTATCCGTAAAAGCTTTAGGAACCAGTTTTAACGTAAAGAACTATAACACGGAAGAGCACATATCCGTTGTATTAATGACCGGGAAAGTAGAAGTAACCGCAAACGATAACCATGTAGACCTGTTGCCTAATGAACAAGCTATTTTCAATAAACACTCTAGCATACTGGGGAAAAACAAGGTTGACAATAGTCTAGATTACTCCAGTTGGATGTACAATACATTGAATTTTGAGTCAACACCATTCAGCGAGATTGCTCATACGCTGGAACGTTATTACAATACCCAGATCGTATTTAAATCTGAGGCCTTAAAGAGTTATCGTTTTACAGGTAAGCCCGGGAATACCAGTCTAGCGAGCATCTTACATTTATTGTCTCTTACCTCACCATTAGCCTACGAGATAAAAGACAGTGTGGTTATTTTGTATGAGAACAACGACAAAAAAGAGTTATATAACAGAGTATTAAAACAGTAA
- a CDS encoding TonB-dependent receptor, producing the protein MKKKLVRVSQYIKIRSIKTVGLALFSSLILAPSLYAQISLDVQDQSIRHILKEIEKAGEYKFFYNSDLSNLDHKTSISVQDKNIDEVMSLLLANTEISYKKEANNMIVLTVKSSSSPQAPRKTRKITGTVVDPDGLPIIGANVIEQGTTNGSITDLDGKFELIITENAILNISYIGFSDKQITVKEETSLQVTMTEDTQKLDEIVVVGYGVQKKVNLTGSVSAVKGEELSQRPVANATQSLQGLVPGLTVSNSNSGRPGASGALSLRGQGNLANTANPYVLVDGVEMDLADVNPNDIESISVLKDAASAAIYGARAAYGVILVTTKKGEEGKMRISYQGTVGWSSPTVMPEMANAYDYATFFNQACTNANVIKQYNPEKLQQLQQYMKDPASVNPWAELNGENNLVGAFENTPKGLGNVDYFDLHYKNSAFKQNHNLSLSGGGKKAQYYISTGMYTEDGILRYADIKYKRLNFNANIASQITDWLNLKVNTKFMNSDNDTPFGKGALSEGFYHSLARFRPTISPIDPNGHFTELTMIPYLQSGTYTNTQKNNLTLTGGLEAQPIKNWRIFFDYTYRQNNENYEALNVAPMIPGADNETLYKGTRQELGVMENGQFTRSSALSQYQSINLYSNYMFSLADKHNFTVMAGYQEENYAYSYLYESVTDMISTNNPGLNLGTGEKSTTDTRNGWATRGFFGRINYDYDGRYLLEVNGRYDGSSRFASDHRWGFFPSVSLGWNITRESFMEKSLEVLSNLKLRASWGLLGNQSGAGLYTFTSIMGIQPLGNWYFQDGRDMYINAPGVIDPFTTWEKVESKNLGLDFGFFNNALTGTFDVFQRDTKDMLGPSADLADFFGAEAPNTNNARMRNRGWELSLQYRGKIGKDIHYSIGGSLADATSEVTAYENPTGTNPQDNWYVGKKVGEIWGYKASGLLQTQEEADTYNNTYDLSFLSGQKWMPGDVKYMDLNNDKKINNGNNTLEDMGDMCVIGNTTPRYQYTLNGSISWKGISLSMMFQGIGKRNWSPDLGTVYFWGSGAYAQVTVFNDHLDYWTPENPDAYYPNPYTGAAGSINQFRNKTSQKSDRYMQSAAYCRLKNLTISYDLPNSWSQKIGLSKAQVFFSGENLLTFTKLPSMFDPEAIFTGNDYTSEAGKNYPMNKVLSIGVIVNL; encoded by the coding sequence ATGAAAAAAAAACTTGTCCGTGTATCACAATACATAAAAATACGGTCAATCAAAACAGTCGGTCTGGCACTATTCAGTAGTTTAATCTTGGCTCCTTCACTTTATGCCCAAATTTCACTGGATGTACAAGACCAATCCATCCGTCACATATTAAAAGAGATAGAAAAGGCGGGGGAATACAAATTCTTCTATAACAGTGATCTAAGTAACCTAGATCACAAAACGTCAATATCCGTACAGGATAAAAACATTGATGAAGTCATGAGCCTATTATTAGCCAATACGGAAATATCCTATAAAAAAGAGGCCAATAATATGATTGTATTAACAGTTAAATCATCTTCTTCACCGCAAGCTCCGAGAAAGACAAGAAAAATAACAGGAACAGTTGTAGACCCTGACGGTTTACCAATCATCGGAGCAAATGTAATCGAGCAGGGTACAACAAACGGTTCCATTACGGATTTGGATGGAAAATTTGAATTAATAATTACCGAAAATGCCATCTTAAATATCTCTTATATCGGTTTTTCCGACAAACAAATAACAGTCAAGGAAGAAACCTCCTTACAGGTTACAATGACGGAAGACACCCAGAAGTTAGATGAGATAGTAGTTGTTGGATACGGTGTACAGAAAAAGGTAAACCTTACTGGATCTGTTTCTGCCGTAAAAGGCGAAGAACTCAGCCAACGCCCAGTAGCTAACGCAACTCAAAGTTTACAAGGATTAGTACCCGGATTAACCGTATCCAACTCCAACTCAGGTCGCCCGGGAGCTAGTGGAGCCTTGAGTTTACGAGGACAAGGAAATTTAGCGAACACAGCGAATCCTTATGTATTAGTTGACGGTGTAGAGATGGATTTGGCAGATGTAAACCCCAATGATATTGAATCGATTTCCGTCTTAAAAGATGCCGCTTCCGCAGCTATTTATGGAGCCCGTGCCGCTTATGGCGTAATTTTAGTTACGACGAAAAAAGGTGAAGAAGGTAAGATGCGCATCAGTTATCAAGGTACCGTAGGATGGAGTTCCCCTACTGTAATGCCGGAAATGGCTAATGCTTATGACTATGCGACTTTTTTCAATCAAGCTTGTACCAATGCTAACGTAATCAAGCAATATAACCCGGAAAAATTACAGCAACTTCAGCAGTACATGAAAGATCCTGCTAGCGTAAATCCTTGGGCAGAGCTTAATGGAGAAAATAATCTAGTAGGAGCATTCGAAAACACACCAAAGGGTTTGGGCAATGTGGATTACTTTGATTTACATTATAAGAACTCCGCATTCAAACAAAACCATAATTTGAGTCTCAGTGGAGGTGGCAAAAAAGCGCAATATTATATCTCTACCGGAATGTATACGGAAGATGGTATTTTAAGATATGCGGACATAAAATATAAACGCTTAAATTTCAATGCAAATATCGCCTCTCAAATTACGGACTGGCTAAATTTGAAAGTTAATACTAAATTCATGAACTCGGATAATGACACACCTTTTGGTAAAGGGGCCTTATCTGAAGGCTTTTATCATTCATTAGCTCGCTTCCGTCCTACCATAAGCCCAATCGATCCTAATGGTCATTTTACGGAGCTTACAATGATTCCCTATTTACAAAGTGGCACGTATACAAATACACAGAAAAATAATCTGACACTGACTGGTGGTCTCGAAGCACAACCAATCAAGAACTGGAGAATATTCTTCGACTATACGTACCGGCAAAATAATGAGAATTATGAGGCGCTCAACGTAGCCCCGATGATCCCGGGAGCGGATAACGAGACCTTATACAAAGGGACAAGGCAAGAATTAGGCGTGATGGAGAATGGGCAATTCACCCGTTCATCCGCCTTAAGCCAATATCAATCAATTAATCTATACTCAAACTATATGTTCTCTTTGGCCGATAAACATAATTTCACCGTTATGGCTGGTTACCAAGAAGAAAATTACGCATATAGCTATTTATATGAGTCTGTAACCGACATGATCTCCACCAATAATCCAGGCCTCAATCTTGGCACAGGAGAAAAATCCACGACAGATACTCGAAACGGATGGGCTACCCGAGGATTTTTCGGACGTATTAACTATGATTATGACGGACGCTATTTATTAGAAGTGAATGGACGCTACGATGGTTCTTCTCGTTTTGCCTCAGATCATAGATGGGGATTTTTCCCTTCGGTCTCTTTAGGATGGAATATTACACGTGAGTCTTTCATGGAAAAATCTTTAGAGGTATTATCTAATCTAAAGTTACGAGCCTCTTGGGGACTATTAGGGAATCAAAGCGGAGCCGGACTTTATACTTTTACCTCAATCATGGGAATCCAGCCGTTAGGTAATTGGTATTTTCAAGATGGAAGAGATATGTACATAAACGCCCCTGGAGTTATTGATCCTTTTACAACTTGGGAAAAAGTGGAAAGTAAGAATCTTGGCCTTGACTTCGGGTTCTTTAACAACGCTCTGACCGGCACCTTCGATGTATTCCAGCGGGATACAAAAGATATGTTAGGACCAAGTGCCGACCTTGCAGATTTCTTTGGAGCAGAGGCTCCCAATACGAATAACGCAAGGATGAGAAACCGGGGATGGGAACTTAGCCTGCAATACCGAGGAAAAATCGGGAAGGATATTCATTATTCAATAGGAGGCTCTTTAGCTGATGCGACATCCGAAGTTACAGCTTATGAAAATCCGACAGGGACCAATCCTCAAGATAATTGGTATGTAGGGAAGAAAGTCGGTGAGATTTGGGGATACAAAGCCTCTGGGCTACTCCAGACCCAAGAAGAAGCTGACACATATAATAACACATACGATTTATCTTTCTTATCCGGTCAAAAATGGATGCCGGGAGATGTTAAATATATGGATTTAAATAACGACAAAAAGATCAACAATGGAAATAACACATTGGAAGATATGGGTGATATGTGTGTTATCGGGAATACGACTCCTCGATATCAATATACGCTTAATGGTTCCATTTCATGGAAAGGAATTTCCCTTAGCATGATGTTCCAAGGCATAGGAAAACGAAATTGGTCTCCAGATCTAGGAACCGTTTACTTTTGGGGATCGGGAGCTTATGCACAAGTCACGGTATTCAACGATCATCTAGATTATTGGACTCCAGAGAATCCAGACGCCTATTATCCCAATCCTTATACAGGAGCAGCAGGAAGTATCAATCAGTTTCGAAATAAGACCTCACAAAAAAGTGACAGATACATGCAAAGTGCCGCTTATTGCCGTTTGAAAAATCTGACAATTAGTTATGATCTGCCTAATTCATGGAGCCAGAAAATTGGGTTGAGCAAAGCACAAGTGTTTTTCTCTGGAGAGAATCTTCTAACATTTACCAAGCTTCCTTCCATGTTTGACCCGGAAGCTATTTTTACAGGTAATGACTATACCAGTGAGGCCGGAAAGAATTATCCAATGAATAAAGTGTTATCTATCGGAGTTATTGTTAATCTATAA